The Gillisia sp. Hel_I_86 genome has a segment encoding these proteins:
- a CDS encoding AsmA-like C-terminal region-containing protein encodes MKKVFKIIGFTLLVIIVLLITAPFIFEARLKDMVKKTINKNVNATVEFSDLDLTLFRSFPQATLVLKDLSIINNAPFAGDTLAVSEELLLEMSIKELFKGSDQPKKIDELILNKAYINIKVDSLGNNNYDIAILDSTSTDQDTTSNPFKLDLKHYEINNSRLKYVDEGNKMALSLENLNHQGTGDFSLAQSELDTETNSLVSLDYDGTNYLNKNKLSLDAVIQMDLDNMKYTFLENKATLNQLPLTFDGFVKVNDNNNEIDLAFKTPSSSFKNFLAVIPAIYAKNIENVDTKGDFVVSGVIKGIIDDTYIPKMDIKISSNNASFKYPDLPKGVDNINIDVVIINETGLVDDTFLDINKMSFRIDQDNFSGNGKIKNLTGNMLVDLALKGTIDLANLEKAYPLEMQQDLNGILTADLKTSFDMNSIEKEQFQNVNSSGVASIKNFSYKTPEIPNEVKIASANFKFNQGNVQVLEMMLTSGKTDINATGSIQNLMGYLFTDQQLKGKFQVKSNTFSVNDFMVAETKTVEKTDKEGVPTEKPKTVTTGKEAIKIPSFLDATLVFNANTVLYDNLELKNVVGTMIIKDETATLQNVTSNIFDGSIALSGNVSTKTAIPTFSMDMGLNALDISKSFNSLELLQGLAPIAKALSGKLQTQINLSGNLNEDFTPQLSSLAGQALAQILTAEVNPEKMALLTTLDEKLKFINFKDINLDNLKGKLTFNNGNVAVAPFDFNVKGIKVTVAGNHSFDNIMDYNLTLDVPAKMLGSEIGNTLSKLSAQDLQNMTVAVPIGLKGSFQSPQINLNMQQAVSGLTQQIIAQQKKELTNKGIDALGNILTGQNKQTPKTVDSTGTPVLTPKDTVRNQQQQQVKDVAKDILGGFLNKKPKKVDTTKVN; translated from the coding sequence ATGAAAAAAGTATTTAAAATTATAGGGTTTACGTTGTTGGTAATTATCGTTCTCTTGATAACCGCTCCATTTATTTTTGAAGCGCGGTTAAAAGACATGGTTAAAAAGACCATCAATAAAAATGTGAATGCCACAGTGGAGTTCAGCGATCTGGACCTTACGTTGTTCCGTAGTTTTCCGCAGGCAACTTTGGTCTTAAAAGATCTAAGCATTATAAATAATGCCCCATTTGCCGGAGATACGCTTGCTGTTTCTGAAGAATTGCTTCTGGAAATGTCTATAAAGGAACTCTTTAAAGGAAGTGATCAACCAAAAAAGATCGATGAGCTGATATTGAATAAGGCCTATATAAATATCAAGGTAGATTCCTTAGGAAACAATAATTATGACATTGCCATTTTAGATTCTACTTCCACAGATCAAGATACTACTTCTAATCCTTTTAAGTTGGATCTTAAGCATTATGAGATAAATAATTCCCGACTTAAATATGTAGATGAGGGCAATAAGATGGCCTTAAGTCTAGAGAATCTTAATCATCAGGGAACCGGGGATTTCTCCTTGGCACAATCTGAACTGGATACAGAAACAAATTCCCTTGTTTCTTTAGATTACGACGGCACCAATTATTTAAATAAAAATAAATTGTCCTTGGATGCAGTGATCCAAATGGACTTGGATAATATGAAATATACTTTTTTAGAGAATAAAGCTACTCTAAATCAGCTACCATTAACCTTTGATGGATTTGTAAAAGTGAATGATAACAATAACGAAATTGATCTTGCTTTTAAAACTCCTTCTTCTTCCTTTAAAAATTTCTTAGCAGTAATCCCAGCGATCTATGCCAAGAATATCGAAAATGTAGACACTAAAGGAGATTTTGTGGTTAGCGGGGTGATAAAGGGCATAATAGACGATACTTATATCCCAAAAATGGATATCAAGATAAGCTCCAATAATGCTTCGTTTAAATATCCCGACCTTCCAAAAGGCGTAGATAACATTAACATAGACGTTGTTATAATAAACGAAACAGGCCTTGTTGATGATACATTTCTAGATATCAATAAAATGAGTTTTAGGATAGACCAGGACAACTTCAGCGGGAATGGAAAGATCAAAAACCTTACGGGAAACATGCTGGTAGATCTTGCTCTAAAAGGAACTATTGATCTAGCAAATCTGGAAAAAGCGTATCCATTGGAAATGCAACAGGATCTAAATGGAATTCTAACCGCCGATCTTAAAACCTCTTTTGATATGAATTCCATAGAGAAAGAACAATTTCAGAACGTGAATAGCAGTGGAGTGGCAAGTATTAAAAATTTCTCTTATAAAACCCCGGAAATCCCGAATGAAGTGAAAATTGCCTCCGCTAATTTTAAATTCAACCAGGGAAATGTTCAGGTTTTAGAAATGATGCTTACCAGCGGGAAGACAGATATCAATGCCACCGGTTCTATTCAGAATTTAATGGGATACTTATTTACAGATCAGCAATTAAAAGGAAAATTTCAGGTAAAATCGAATACTTTTTCTGTAAACGATTTTATGGTTGCTGAGACTAAAACAGTCGAAAAAACAGATAAAGAAGGAGTTCCTACAGAAAAACCTAAAACAGTGACCACGGGGAAAGAGGCCATAAAAATCCCTTCTTTTCTAGATGCCACGTTGGTATTTAATGCGAATACCGTATTGTACGATAATCTAGAGCTGAAAAATGTGGTTGGAACCATGATCATAAAAGACGAAACCGCGACCCTTCAAAATGTAACTTCCAACATCTTTGATGGCTCTATTGCCTTAAGCGGAAATGTTTCTACTAAGACTGCCATCCCAACTTTTTCGATGGATATGGGGTTAAATGCCCTGGATATTTCTAAATCATTTAATAGTTTGGAATTACTACAAGGGCTTGCTCCTATTGCAAAGGCACTAAGCGGAAAATTACAAACTCAAATAAATCTATCAGGGAATCTTAATGAGGATTTTACGCCACAACTTTCCAGTCTTGCGGGACAAGCTTTGGCACAAATTTTAACGGCAGAAGTGAATCCTGAAAAAATGGCACTGCTTACTACGCTGGATGAGAAATTGAAATTCATCAATTTTAAAGATATCAACCTGGATAATTTAAAAGGGAAGTTGACATTTAATAACGGGAATGTTGCAGTTGCTCCTTTCGATTTTAATGTGAAAGGGATAAAAGTAACCGTTGCCGGAAACCATAGCTTCGATAATATTATGGATTACAACCTTACGCTGGATGTACCTGCAAAAATGTTGGGTAGTGAAATCGGAAATACTTTATCCAAACTAAGCGCACAAGACCTGCAAAATATGACAGTTGCCGTACCTATTGGTTTAAAAGGAAGTTTCCAAAGCCCGCAGATAAATCTAAATATGCAACAAGCCGTTAGCGGTCTTACACAACAGATAATAGCCCAGCAAAAAAAGGAACTTACCAATAAAGGAATAGATGCATTGGGCAATATTCTTACCGGGCAAAATAAACAAACTCCAAAAACGGTAGATTCTACAGGGACACCAGTGCTTACACCAAAAGATACTGTCAGAAATCAGCAGCAACAGCAAGTAAAAGATGTTGCTAAAGATATTTTAGGTGGGTTTCTGAATAAAAAACCTAAAAAGGTTGATACTACGAAAGTGAATTAA
- a CDS encoding DUF2797 domain-containing protein, giving the protein MRYEGVLTKMRTELQKEVEYYLVFESDFLNVNQILNKRISINFLRYQCLNCGLEKKIFAQGFCYDCYMSIPQAGDWIMNPELSKAHLDEEDRDLEYEKQVQLKPHIVYLANSSNVKVGVTRKTQVPTRWIDQGAHEAIEIVEVPNRYLAGITEVALKAHVADKTNWRKMLTNDVKDLDLAEEREKLKQYIPEGAMQYYLANNKETEIHFPVLQYPKKVKSLNLTKAPFYEGVLKGIKGQYLLFEDGTVFNVRSHEGFVIELSIL; this is encoded by the coding sequence ATGAGATACGAAGGTGTTCTAACCAAAATGAGAACCGAACTGCAAAAAGAAGTAGAATATTACTTGGTATTTGAGTCTGATTTCCTGAATGTTAATCAGATTTTGAACAAGCGAATCAGTATTAATTTTTTGAGATATCAATGCTTAAATTGTGGCTTGGAGAAAAAGATATTTGCACAGGGCTTTTGTTATGATTGTTATATGTCTATTCCACAAGCGGGTGACTGGATCATGAATCCGGAGTTGAGTAAAGCTCATTTAGATGAAGAAGACCGTGATCTGGAATATGAAAAGCAGGTGCAATTGAAGCCGCATATTGTGTACCTGGCAAATTCCAGTAATGTAAAAGTCGGGGTGACTAGAAAAACACAAGTTCCAACTAGATGGATAGATCAAGGCGCGCATGAAGCTATTGAGATCGTGGAAGTGCCAAATAGATATTTGGCAGGGATCACCGAAGTTGCCTTAAAAGCTCACGTTGCAGATAAAACCAATTGGCGCAAGATGCTTACCAATGATGTTAAAGATCTGGATCTAGCTGAAGAGCGTGAAAAACTGAAACAGTACATCCCGGAAGGAGCAATGCAATATTATCTGGCAAATAATAAAGAGACTGAAATTCATTTTCCGGTGCTACAATATCCCAAGAAGGTGAAAAGCCTAAACCTAACCAAAGCTCCTTTTTATGAAGGAGTCCTAAAAGGCATCAAAGGACAATATTTGTTATTTGAAGATGGTACTGTTTTTAATGTGCGCAGTCATGAAGGGTTTGTCATAGAACTGTCAATCCTTTAG
- a CDS encoding GH3 auxin-responsive promoter family protein — translation MPIPLVNSIASWFLKKRIHQMELFMKYPNEVQQELLRSLISTAKHTEIGKKYNFSEITTYQTFAERVPIHSYEEHEPSIERSRRGENNIFWPTPIKWFAKSSGTTNAKSKFIPVSDDSLENCHYAAGKDLLCMYLNNNPQSQLFTGKSLRLGGSKEIYRNNGTSYGDLSAILIENMPFWAEFSSTPSNEVSLMNDWEIKMQAIVNETIKEKVTSLAGVPSWMLVLLNKVLDTSKKEDLFQVWQNLEVYFHGGVNFQPYADQYKKLLPSDSFQYYEIYNASEGFFACQDHNNSNELLLMLDYGIFYEFIPMDAYGTPEQKIIPLSEVKPEVNYAVVITTNAGLWRYRIGDTVRFTSTSPYRIKVSGRTKHHINVFGEELIIENTDNALKKASQITGCQIIDYTVAPIFMEGKEKGAHEWIIEFKTPPDNLEFFIVELDLALQQLNGDYEAKRFNNMTLNMPKVHQAREKLFYDWLKKNDKLGGQHKIPRLSNKRCYVEELIEMM, via the coding sequence ATGCCAATTCCACTAGTAAACTCTATCGCCTCTTGGTTCCTAAAGAAGCGCATCCATCAAATGGAATTGTTTATGAAGTATCCTAACGAAGTTCAGCAAGAACTTTTAAGGTCTCTCATAAGCACGGCCAAACATACGGAAATTGGAAAAAAATATAACTTTTCAGAAATAACCACCTACCAAACTTTTGCTGAACGGGTACCGATTCATTCTTACGAAGAACATGAACCTTCCATAGAACGCAGTAGAAGAGGCGAAAACAACATATTTTGGCCTACACCTATTAAGTGGTTTGCAAAATCCAGTGGGACCACCAATGCCAAAAGCAAGTTCATTCCAGTTAGTGACGACTCCCTGGAGAATTGCCATTATGCTGCCGGAAAGGATTTGTTGTGCATGTACCTCAACAACAATCCGCAATCTCAATTATTTACAGGAAAGAGTTTGCGATTAGGTGGAAGCAAGGAGATTTATAGGAACAATGGTACTTCTTATGGAGATCTTTCGGCAATACTTATAGAAAACATGCCTTTTTGGGCAGAGTTTAGCAGTACACCCAGCAACGAAGTTTCTTTAATGAACGATTGGGAGATAAAAATGCAGGCGATCGTAAATGAAACCATCAAAGAAAAAGTGACCAGCCTTGCGGGAGTTCCCTCTTGGATGTTGGTGCTGTTAAACAAGGTTTTGGATACCAGTAAAAAAGAAGACTTATTTCAGGTTTGGCAAAACTTGGAAGTATATTTTCATGGGGGCGTGAATTTTCAACCTTATGCGGATCAATATAAAAAACTACTGCCTAGCGATTCTTTTCAATATTATGAAATCTATAATGCTTCGGAAGGATTTTTCGCTTGCCAAGACCACAACAATTCCAACGAGCTATTATTGATGTTGGATTATGGGATCTTTTATGAATTTATCCCTATGGATGCCTATGGTACCCCAGAGCAAAAAATAATTCCGTTGAGCGAAGTAAAACCCGAAGTGAATTATGCAGTCGTAATTACCACAAACGCTGGGTTATGGCGCTATAGAATTGGAGATACCGTGCGGTTTACCTCTACCAGTCCATATCGGATTAAAGTTTCTGGAAGAACAAAACACCACATTAATGTTTTTGGGGAAGAGCTTATTATAGAAAATACCGATAATGCCCTAAAAAAAGCCTCCCAGATCACTGGTTGCCAAATTATAGATTATACAGTGGCTCCCATTTTTATGGAAGGCAAAGAAAAAGGAGCTCATGAATGGATCATCGAGTTTAAAACCCCACCGGATAATTTGGAGTTTTTTATTGTTGAACTAGATCTGGCCTTACAGCAATTGAACGGTGATTACGAAGCCAAACGTTTCAATAATATGACGCTTAATATGCCAAAAGTACATCAAGCTCGCGAAAAGTTATTTTATGACTGGTTGAAGAAAAATGACAAATTAGGAGGACAACATAAGATCCCAAGGCTCTCCAATAAACGTTGTTACGTAGAGGAGTTAATTGAAATGATGTAG